A genomic segment from Armatimonadia bacterium encodes:
- a CDS encoding tetratricopeptide repeat protein: protein MTRALGPVVVALAALCVLLPGAPATAQAQADHFVTGTEKFERGEYNEAVNDLLQAVQEHPDWEAAWYYLGAAQFEVAFQNLGTVGEPGARDYSAAKQSLLKALELAPSRPGTRMYLGRIEEDTGACTEALRLYREELSLKRLVDRKPANVALGRVSYKLGRYDDAMTLLNSVLSAEPKYVEARYVLGLCQVAKQRPEDALESYKSATKTLTEWLEGVYHLLRVQFAETDPTDYSTRVTRVVEDWDQLRKELWALRTAKARPTTKTLEQHTQTYARAQEFALDLHLWPALNKATGDAYIITKDWAAARNAYRHATKSREGEGSEDDPDAWARIGRAYHKQAMQTFADTGQLLRTAAELKAAEGDTDTDPLKWDGYGRALYAAGINHKARLSDMQAPREPEPDIAKIFSGLGEVYLFEANTYVTDPTRDIKSHTYDEAIEAFDKALLYDASCVPAMLHKGEAMIDRAEREKLPSDKIDGFMNARDLLEGQALKLDAKDPTLWAALARAYLGLDELDKAEQAAKSALTLDRKNLVALNMAGLVRYYRNDCIGAVDDFTTAIETAPKDFQSYLNLGNALYGLRSWGRAQREYNRALELVPQSSVSNTGSQRPYVKYLIARTQHELGDYQLAVNTLSEALSMRTDFYDAQRLLGASYSGLRQWRAAEEAVKGAIKSAPRDDVEKQASSHTHLGELYEVEGRYHEAMAEYRTALSYSPDYLRAQEGVRRLTWQEKKRPATSASTQ from the coding sequence ATGACGAGGGCTTTGGGCCCCGTTGTCGTGGCGCTGGCAGCCCTTTGTGTACTGCTGCCAGGCGCTCCGGCGACCGCGCAAGCACAGGCCGACCATTTCGTCACTGGTACCGAGAAGTTCGAGCGTGGCGAGTACAACGAGGCGGTCAACGACCTGCTGCAGGCCGTACAGGAGCATCCGGACTGGGAGGCTGCCTGGTACTATCTGGGCGCAGCCCAGTTCGAGGTGGCCTTCCAGAACCTGGGCACCGTCGGTGAGCCCGGGGCACGGGATTACTCCGCGGCCAAGCAGTCTCTGCTCAAGGCTCTCGAGCTAGCCCCCTCACGTCCAGGTACAAGAATGTACCTGGGACGCATCGAGGAGGACACGGGGGCCTGCACCGAGGCCCTTCGGCTCTATCGCGAGGAGCTGTCGCTGAAGCGTCTGGTGGATCGCAAGCCGGCGAATGTTGCCCTCGGGCGCGTGAGCTACAAGCTCGGCCGGTATGACGACGCCATGACGCTGCTGAACAGCGTGCTGTCTGCGGAGCCGAAGTACGTGGAGGCGCGCTACGTTCTCGGCCTCTGCCAGGTTGCCAAGCAGCGGCCGGAGGACGCCCTCGAGAGCTACAAGTCGGCCACCAAGACCCTCACCGAGTGGCTTGAGGGGGTCTACCACCTCCTGCGCGTCCAGTTCGCAGAGACCGATCCCACCGACTACTCTACGCGGGTTACTCGCGTGGTGGAGGACTGGGACCAACTGCGCAAGGAGTTGTGGGCACTTCGTACGGCCAAGGCCCGCCCCACTACGAAGACCCTTGAGCAGCACACGCAGACCTATGCCAGGGCCCAGGAGTTCGCCCTGGACCTGCATCTGTGGCCTGCTCTGAACAAGGCCACCGGCGATGCCTACATCATTACGAAGGACTGGGCCGCCGCACGCAACGCCTACCGCCACGCGACGAAGTCGCGCGAAGGTGAGGGCTCTGAGGACGATCCCGACGCCTGGGCGCGGATCGGCCGGGCCTACCACAAGCAGGCAATGCAGACCTTCGCCGATACCGGCCAACTGCTTCGCACGGCCGCGGAGTTGAAGGCTGCAGAGGGCGATACGGACACCGATCCACTCAAGTGGGACGGCTACGGTCGCGCGCTCTACGCAGCCGGCATCAATCACAAGGCCCGGCTCTCCGACATGCAGGCTCCTCGCGAGCCCGAGCCGGACATTGCCAAGATCTTCTCGGGTCTGGGCGAGGTCTATCTCTTTGAGGCCAACACCTACGTCACCGACCCGACGAGAGACATCAAGTCACATACCTACGACGAGGCCATTGAGGCCTTCGACAAGGCGCTCCTCTACGATGCGTCCTGCGTGCCCGCCATGTTGCACAAGGGCGAGGCAATGATCGACCGCGCGGAGCGCGAGAAGCTGCCCTCGGACAAGATCGACGGGTTCATGAACGCTCGCGATCTGCTTGAGGGGCAGGCCCTGAAGCTTGACGCCAAGGACCCGACGCTCTGGGCCGCGCTGGCCAGAGCCTACCTGGGCTTGGACGAGTTGGACAAGGCCGAGCAGGCCGCCAAGTCAGCCCTAACGCTCGACAGGAAGAACCTTGTGGCGCTGAACATGGCCGGCCTGGTGAGGTACTACCGGAACGATTGCATCGGTGCTGTCGATGACTTCACAACGGCCATCGAGACAGCTCCGAAGGACTTCCAGTCCTACCTGAATCTGGGCAACGCTCTGTACGGACTGCGGTCCTGGGGTCGTGCGCAGCGCGAGTACAACCGGGCTCTGGAGCTCGTGCCTCAGTCGTCGGTCTCCAACACGGGCAGCCAGCGTCCGTACGTGAAGTACCTTATCGCACGGACACAGCACGAGTTGGGTGACTACCAACTCGCGGTGAACACCCTCTCTGAGGCGCTCAGCATGCGCACCGACTTCTACGATGCGCAGCGGCTTCTCGGTGCCTCCTACAGCGGTCTGCGTCAGTGGCGGGCGGCCGAAGAGGCAGTCAAGGGTGCCATCAAGAGTGCCCCGAGGGACGACGTCGAGAAGCAGGCCAGCAGTCACACGCATCTGGGCGAGCTCTATGAGGTGGAAGGGCGGTACCACGAGGCGATGGCCGAGTACCGCACGGCGCTCTCGTACTCACCGGACTATCTTCGGGCGCAGGAGGGTGTTCGCCGGCTGACCTGGCAGGAGAAGAAGCGGCCGGCGACCTCGGCCTCGACTCAGTAG
- the cysK gene encoding cysteine synthase A, producing the protein MWLSTILHAIGGTPMVRLSRLTPSNVFAKAEFLNPGGSVKDRIALNMIERAEQAGKLKPGCIICEPTSGNTGIGITLVGVHKGYRVIIVMPENMSDERKSIIQALGGELVLTPAEESVRGAVDKVNEIQAANPCVFVPQQFENPDNPGIHYEQTAAEIWEQMEGRVDAFVAGVGSGGTLAGVVRFLKEKRPEILGVAVEPANVSALRGHGPGPHEIQGIGDGFVPAVLDVSLVDEVVEVTNEDAIQTARELARKEACLVGISSGANVWAAVQVAGRLGPDKNVVTLMPDRAERYFSTPLFQD; encoded by the coding sequence ATGTGGCTGTCCACGATCCTCCACGCCATCGGTGGTACCCCGATGGTGCGCTTGTCGAGGCTCACGCCCTCCAACGTCTTCGCCAAAGCCGAGTTCCTGAACCCCGGTGGGAGCGTCAAGGACCGAATCGCCCTCAACATGATCGAGAGGGCCGAGCAGGCCGGCAAGCTGAAGCCCGGCTGCATCATCTGCGAACCGACCTCCGGCAACACGGGCATCGGCATCACCCTCGTCGGCGTCCACAAGGGCTATCGCGTCATCATCGTCATGCCCGAGAACATGAGTGATGAACGCAAGAGCATCATCCAGGCGCTGGGCGGCGAGTTGGTGCTCACGCCGGCGGAGGAGAGTGTTCGGGGCGCCGTCGACAAGGTCAACGAGATCCAGGCCGCCAACCCTTGCGTGTTCGTGCCCCAGCAGTTCGAGAACCCAGACAACCCCGGCATTCACTACGAGCAGACCGCTGCCGAGATCTGGGAACAGATGGAAGGTAGGGTCGATGCCTTCGTTGCCGGGGTCGGAAGTGGCGGAACGTTGGCAGGTGTGGTGCGGTTCCTCAAAGAGAAGCGCCCGGAGATCCTGGGCGTAGCCGTGGAGCCGGCGAACGTATCGGCGCTGCGTGGTCACGGACCCGGGCCGCACGAGATCCAGGGCATCGGCGATGGCTTCGTTCCCGCAGTCCTGGATGTGAGCCTCGTGGACGAAGTGGTCGAGGTGACGAACGAGGACGCCATCCAGACCGCACGAGAACTCGCACGCAAGGAGGCCTGCCTCGTGGGCATCTCCTCAGGCGCGAACGTATGGGCCGCAGTGCAGGTCGCAGGGCGTCTGGGCCCGGACAAGAACGTCGTCACCCTGATGCCGGATCGCGCCGAACGGTACTTCAGCACGCCCCTGTTCCAAGACTGA